A portion of the Desulfosoma caldarium genome contains these proteins:
- a CDS encoding ferredoxin reductase family protein translates to MHGRASKVLLFLSGLGPAVLTAGWAWRTLPGLKDFGVASAAAAVSSLFAQNALVFLAILVILGSRARPVERVVGLDRMSRAHRPLAAVTLCCLLVHVGLQAIRFYSLGGASMVASALLSAELWEMTMGRLALLLLFLAAASAVVGRSGRVPFRFWKPVHLLTYAAVPLGLVHALVRGTTMADMPQVVVWGIVAMAFTGAGFMRLASVLGGRDRVLCRVERVVSETHDTVSVFLEMVKGAGRLAKRRPGQFALLRLPEGRGYSEPHPFTISNAPEDKTLRFTIKRSGRFTSKIHGLSAGDRVLCQGPYGVFCADALGRSSLALIAGGVGITPFFSLLRHMKATGLVVPTVLLWANKTSADIIGREELTAMSRTMPLRVVHVLSREKFLGDPSQDGLNVSYEQGHITAEILRRYLRSDHAFYLCGPPAMQAALLKAIRTVFGLKAKRVARELFFW, encoded by the coding sequence ATGCACGGACGTGCCTCAAAAGTTCTGCTTTTTCTCTCGGGCTTGGGTCCCGCGGTGTTGACGGCAGGGTGGGCGTGGCGCACCCTGCCGGGCCTCAAGGATTTTGGTGTGGCGAGTGCGGCCGCAGCCGTCAGCTCTCTTTTTGCCCAGAACGCCTTGGTCTTTTTGGCTATTTTGGTCATCCTTGGAAGCCGAGCTCGACCTGTGGAGCGTGTTGTGGGGCTGGACCGCATGAGTCGAGCCCACAGGCCTTTGGCGGCCGTCACTCTCTGTTGTCTCTTGGTTCATGTGGGGCTGCAGGCGATTCGCTTTTACAGCTTAGGCGGCGCATCGATGGTGGCTTCCGCGCTGCTCTCAGCGGAGCTCTGGGAAATGACGATGGGGCGCCTGGCCCTGCTGCTCCTTTTTTTGGCGGCGGCTTCAGCTGTTGTGGGTCGCTCCGGTCGAGTCCCTTTTCGCTTCTGGAAGCCTGTGCATCTCTTGACCTATGCGGCCGTGCCCTTGGGTCTGGTTCATGCCTTGGTTCGGGGAACCACCATGGCCGACATGCCGCAGGTTGTCGTGTGGGGAATCGTCGCGATGGCGTTCACGGGAGCCGGTTTTATGCGGCTCGCTTCGGTACTTGGAGGCCGGGATCGGGTGCTGTGCCGAGTGGAGCGGGTCGTTTCCGAGACCCACGATACGGTCTCGGTGTTCCTTGAGATGGTCAAGGGGGCAGGGCGTTTGGCTAAGCGGCGGCCAGGACAGTTTGCCCTTTTGCGCCTTCCCGAAGGCCGAGGGTACAGTGAACCCCATCCCTTCACCATTTCGAACGCTCCTGAAGACAAGACCCTGCGGTTTACCATCAAACGCAGTGGACGGTTCACTTCAAAAATCCACGGTCTTTCCGCCGGAGACCGAGTCTTATGCCAAGGGCCCTACGGGGTTTTCTGCGCCGACGCACTCGGTCGATCCTCGCTGGCCTTAATTGCGGGAGGCGTGGGAATCACGCCCTTTTTTAGCCTACTGCGGCACATGAAGGCCACGGGACTGGTTGTGCCCACCGTGTTGCTCTGGGCCAACAAGACTTCTGCGGACATCATCGGCCGGGAAGAACTGACGGCCATGAGCCGCACCATGCCCCTTCGAGTGGTTCACGTTTTAAGTCGCGAAAAGTTTTTGGGCGACCCTTCCCAGGACGGCCTCAATGTGTCCTACGAACAAGGCCATATCACGGCCGAGATTCTTCGCCGCTACCTTCGCTCGGACCACGCTTTTTACCTCTGCGGTCCCCCGGCCATGCAGGCCGCCCTTTTGAAAGCCATCCGGACCGTTTTCGGGCTCAAGGCAAAAAGGGTTGCGCGGGAACTTTTTTTCTGGTGA
- the csx2 gene encoding TIGR02221 family CRISPR-associated protein has translation MAVLYLSFLGKGSWQAHIKDYDYNPATYVFNGKKSQPTKYVQAAEIELLKPKTFDRGLVVVTEESRKRHFDALRAEMAAQGLRDVQPIEIKDDFTPQSQWEWFQKIVQHIGQGDLLTVDVTHGYRAFSIVFTNAINFVQRVRQVVLEGVYYGAYERDPNAPPIVDLKDFFIIHEWADGVNRLVEDADARKLVDLAQKSHKVSFEVLRDNELSKVAKKLTEKIRNVDVHRMKAAAYDLVQAVKKIQDKALPVEQDLLDLLLSKFDDLAAPLDKKEKYDRSYFDGQIKIIRLLLEHQLYMQALTAMRELIGSFGLIKVSEATVHTSRGRSQRHKAEVFIRMLLFEEKKHCFTGDDERIRDKLMPYYQELKNIGAVDRIKAFLHQLLNYRNGMDHAWTKKGDTPEDVAEKSFRFLKDLEDVVELLKNQGLLAN, from the coding sequence GTGGCAGTGCTTTACCTGAGTTTTCTGGGAAAAGGGTCTTGGCAGGCGCACATAAAAGACTACGACTACAACCCTGCCACCTACGTGTTTAACGGAAAAAAATCCCAACCGACCAAATACGTTCAGGCAGCAGAAATTGAGCTCTTGAAGCCCAAGACATTCGACCGCGGCCTGGTGGTCGTGACCGAGGAGTCCCGCAAGCGTCACTTCGACGCGCTGAGGGCGGAGATGGCAGCCCAAGGTTTAAGGGATGTTCAACCAATCGAAATAAAGGATGATTTTACCCCCCAGAGCCAATGGGAATGGTTTCAGAAAATTGTCCAACATATCGGCCAAGGCGATTTGTTGACGGTAGACGTGACCCACGGGTACCGGGCCTTTAGCATCGTTTTTACCAACGCCATCAACTTTGTCCAAAGGGTGCGCCAAGTGGTGTTGGAAGGGGTGTACTACGGGGCTTATGAAAGGGATCCCAACGCCCCTCCCATCGTGGACTTGAAGGATTTTTTCATTATCCACGAATGGGCCGATGGAGTGAATCGTCTTGTGGAAGATGCCGACGCTCGAAAGCTTGTGGATTTGGCGCAAAAAAGCCACAAGGTGTCCTTTGAAGTTCTCAGAGACAACGAGCTTTCGAAGGTGGCGAAAAAGCTGACGGAAAAAATCCGCAATGTGGATGTACACCGTATGAAGGCCGCGGCGTATGACCTCGTGCAGGCCGTTAAGAAAATTCAGGATAAAGCGTTACCCGTAGAGCAAGACTTGCTCGACCTTCTCCTGAGCAAGTTTGATGACTTGGCGGCCCCTTTAGACAAAAAAGAAAAATATGATCGCTCCTACTTTGACGGGCAGATCAAAATCATTCGTCTTCTTTTGGAACATCAGCTCTATATGCAAGCCTTGACGGCCATGCGGGAGTTGATCGGTTCTTTTGGATTGATCAAGGTTTCTGAAGCGACCGTTCACACGAGCAGGGGTAGGAGCCAGCGCCACAAAGCCGAGGTGTTTATCCGGATGCTACTGTTTGAAGAAAAGAAACATTGCTTTACCGGGGACGACGAGCGGATTCGTGATAAGTTAATGCCGTATTACCAGGAGTTGAAAAACATCGGGGCTGTGGACCGCATCAAAGCCTTTTTGCACCAACTCCTCAATTATAGAAACGGAATGGATCATGCCTGGACTAAAAAAGGTGACACCCCAGAGGATGTGGCCGAGAAATCATTCCGGTTTCTCAAGGATCTGGAGGACGTTGTAGAGCTCCTTAAAAATCAGGGCCTTCTGGCAAATTAG
- the surE gene encoding 5'/3'-nucleotidase SurE has protein sequence MRILLTNDDGIFAKGIEALHEALSRYHDVVVIAPETERSAVGHAITFLDPLMVKPVKRNGAFFGYACTGTPADCVKLGISELVRPLPDVVVSGINLGANVGINVLYSGTVSAATEGAILGFPAVAVSLDAFEAQDFSGATWAVLHLLDLIETRGLPRGVCLNVNVPNRPREEIRGIRITRQGHLTYQENYERRMDPRNRVYYWLTGSVGEAENDPDADVQALADGYISITPIQHDLTHHAMLEELRRWGLDQQPSRGLQLAACRK, from the coding sequence ATGCGCATTCTCCTGACCAACGACGACGGCATCTTCGCCAAGGGCATTGAAGCCTTGCACGAAGCCCTTAGCCGTTATCACGACGTGGTGGTCATCGCTCCCGAAACGGAACGCAGTGCCGTCGGCCATGCCATCACCTTTCTCGATCCCCTCATGGTCAAGCCCGTCAAGCGCAACGGCGCCTTTTTCGGTTACGCCTGCACGGGCACACCAGCTGACTGCGTGAAGCTAGGCATTAGTGAACTGGTACGTCCTCTGCCCGACGTGGTCGTTTCCGGTATCAATTTAGGCGCCAATGTGGGCATCAACGTGCTCTACTCCGGGACCGTGTCGGCGGCCACCGAAGGGGCCATTCTGGGTTTTCCGGCCGTGGCGGTGTCCTTGGATGCCTTTGAAGCGCAGGATTTTTCTGGAGCCACCTGGGCGGTGCTTCATCTTCTTGACCTGATCGAAACACGGGGCTTGCCCCGAGGCGTATGCCTCAACGTGAATGTGCCGAATCGTCCTCGAGAAGAAATCCGCGGCATACGCATCACGCGCCAAGGCCACCTTACGTACCAGGAAAACTACGAACGCCGCATGGACCCTCGAAACCGTGTCTACTACTGGCTTACCGGCTCGGTCGGCGAAGCGGAAAACGATCCCGATGCGGATGTGCAAGCCTTGGCCGACGGCTACATTTCCATCACGCCTATTCAGCATGACCTCACCCATCACGCCATGCTGGAAGAACTCAGACGCTGGGGCTTGGACCAACAACCCTCAAGGGGCCTACAACTGGCGGCATGCCGAAAATGA
- a CDS encoding cation:proton antiporter: MHVLHDLLVVFGLAVAVSLLCHRLKLPSVVGFILTGTLAGPHGLSLIPSSEQVEFLAELGVVLLLFSIGLEFSLSELMRIKRIVLLGGGLQVGLTIFGVWAVFRRIVANEQLALALGFLVALSSTAIVLKILQDRMELEGVHGQISLGILLFQDMAVVPMMLLIPLLAGRGDSMLQEGGILVLKSAGILLLVFAGQRWLLPRVLHRVVMTRSREIFLLTSMLICFGVAWATSMAGLSLSLGAFLAGLMLSESEYSHQSLASMLPFKDLFTSLFFISIGMVLDVSFIAKNIGLVTLLTLATMIFKGIVCAVVVLLMGYPIRVAVACGLVLAQIGEFSFVLCTVCMVNSVLVGAQAQLFLTISTVSMLAAPFLIARAPAWADKAEALPWPQRIRQGLLADSAKPTQKEKTTLTDHLIIVGYGPVGRNLARAARIGQIPYCIVEMNPSTIAAEKKKGENIIFGDASQPSILEHANVHSARVVVISLADSSTVRRITAAVKAQAPAVHLIARTRFVSDMDRLVRLGADEVVPEELETSIEIFSRVLSKYLIPKEDVEQVVEEIRAEGYKALSNTVVPPLSWCDIAAALPGVEIRAFRVSPESSVAGKTIGALGLRKNMGVTVLALGRHGVLVPNPGPEEVMKPGDQAVLMGTSEQLRQVHALLTHTS, translated from the coding sequence ATGCATGTTTTACATGATCTCTTAGTGGTGTTTGGGCTGGCCGTCGCGGTGAGCCTTCTCTGTCACCGCCTAAAACTTCCCAGTGTGGTGGGCTTCATTCTCACAGGTACGCTGGCGGGCCCTCACGGGCTGAGTTTAATCCCTTCCAGCGAACAAGTAGAGTTTCTCGCCGAACTGGGTGTGGTGTTGTTGCTGTTTTCCATTGGGCTGGAATTTTCTCTTTCTGAATTGATGCGCATCAAGCGCATTGTCCTGCTGGGCGGCGGACTGCAGGTGGGCTTAACCATCTTTGGCGTTTGGGCCGTCTTTCGCCGGATCGTTGCCAATGAACAGTTGGCCCTGGCTTTGGGTTTTCTGGTGGCTCTTAGCAGCACGGCCATTGTTTTGAAAATCCTTCAGGACAGAATGGAGCTGGAGGGCGTCCACGGCCAAATAAGCCTCGGTATATTGCTGTTTCAGGACATGGCCGTGGTGCCGATGATGCTTCTTATTCCTCTGCTTGCGGGGCGCGGGGACAGTATGCTGCAGGAAGGCGGCATACTGGTGCTGAAGTCCGCGGGCATTTTGCTCTTGGTGTTTGCCGGCCAGCGGTGGCTGCTTCCTCGAGTGCTTCATCGCGTGGTCATGACGCGCAGTCGCGAAATTTTTCTTCTCACCTCCATGCTCATTTGTTTCGGTGTGGCGTGGGCCACCTCCATGGCCGGCCTCTCTTTATCCCTTGGCGCCTTTCTCGCCGGGCTCATGCTTTCGGAGTCCGAATACAGTCATCAGTCCCTGGCCAGCATGCTTCCCTTTAAGGACCTGTTCACGAGTCTTTTCTTCATTTCCATCGGCATGGTTTTGGACGTCTCTTTCATTGCAAAAAACATCGGGCTCGTGACCCTACTGACTCTGGCAACCATGATCTTTAAAGGGATCGTGTGCGCTGTGGTGGTGCTTCTTATGGGGTATCCGATCCGCGTGGCCGTGGCCTGCGGTCTTGTTCTCGCGCAAATTGGGGAATTTTCCTTTGTGCTCTGTACCGTGTGCATGGTCAACAGCGTGCTCGTCGGCGCTCAGGCTCAGCTCTTTTTGACCATTTCCACGGTGAGTATGCTCGCGGCCCCTTTTCTGATCGCTCGAGCGCCGGCGTGGGCGGACAAGGCGGAAGCGTTGCCATGGCCCCAAAGAATTCGTCAGGGCTTGCTTGCCGACTCGGCCAAACCGACCCAAAAAGAGAAAACGACTCTGACCGATCATCTCATCATTGTGGGTTACGGACCGGTGGGCCGCAATTTGGCCCGTGCCGCTCGCATCGGCCAGATTCCCTACTGCATTGTGGAGATGAACCCCAGCACGATTGCCGCCGAGAAAAAGAAAGGTGAGAATATCATTTTTGGCGATGCCTCACAGCCCAGTATTTTGGAACACGCCAACGTGCATTCGGCTCGAGTCGTGGTGATTTCCCTGGCGGATTCGTCCACGGTGCGGCGCATCACGGCGGCGGTTAAGGCCCAGGCTCCCGCGGTGCACCTCATCGCGCGCACGCGGTTTGTGTCGGATATGGATCGTTTGGTGCGGTTGGGGGCGGATGAGGTGGTGCCGGAGGAATTGGAGACGTCCATTGAGATTTTCAGCCGCGTTTTAAGCAAGTATTTGATACCCAAAGAAGACGTGGAACAAGTGGTGGAAGAGATTCGTGCGGAAGGGTATAAGGCTCTAAGTAATACGGTTGTGCCGCCGCTCAGCTGGTGCGACATTGCGGCGGCCTTGCCCGGTGTGGAAATTCGAGCCTTTCGCGTGTCCCCGGAATCATCGGTAGCCGGCAAAACCATCGGGGCGTTGGGTCTTCGAAAGAACATGGGCGTGACCGTTTTAGCCTTGGGACGTCACGGTGTACTCGTGCCCAATCCGGGCCCCGAAGAGGTTATGAAGCCCGGTGATCAGGCCGTGCTCATGGGCACCAGCGAGCAACTGCGGCAGGTGCATGCGCTGCTGACCCACACGTCGTGA
- a CDS encoding 2-oxoacid:ferredoxin oxidoreductase subunit beta, protein MAEVTKLIHKYLRHDKKFPHVWCPGCGNGILLGALIRAIDRTGFEKDDIVLVSGIGCAGRLPVYVDFNTLHTTHGRALTFATGVKLANPRLQVIVIMGDGDAMAIGGNHFIHAARRNLNLTAIIVNNNIYGMTGGQYSPTTPYGALATTAVYRNIEHAFSIAELAVTAGASLVARGTVYHATMLDRLIEQAIRKRGFSVLEVISHCHTQFGRRNKMGGAVDMLRWQKENAVRVEKAAEMSEEEMAGKFTIGVLVDRDLPIYTEEYRKIREAARRRLGAVK, encoded by the coding sequence ATGGCAGAAGTCACAAAACTCATTCATAAGTATCTGCGCCACGACAAAAAATTCCCCCACGTATGGTGTCCGGGATGCGGCAACGGCATTCTCTTGGGAGCCCTCATTCGCGCCATCGATCGCACGGGATTCGAAAAGGACGACATCGTGCTCGTCTCCGGCATTGGCTGTGCGGGAAGGCTTCCGGTCTACGTGGATTTCAATACCTTGCACACCACCCACGGTCGAGCCCTCACTTTTGCCACGGGTGTCAAACTGGCCAACCCTCGGTTGCAGGTCATCGTCATCATGGGAGACGGTGATGCGATGGCCATTGGAGGAAATCATTTCATCCATGCCGCACGCCGCAATCTGAATCTTACGGCCATCATCGTCAACAACAACATCTATGGCATGACCGGCGGGCAATATTCCCCCACCACACCCTATGGGGCTCTGGCCACCACGGCGGTCTACAGAAATATCGAACATGCCTTTTCCATCGCCGAACTGGCCGTCACGGCCGGAGCCAGCCTGGTGGCACGAGGCACCGTCTATCACGCCACCATGCTGGACCGCCTCATCGAACAGGCCATTCGCAAGCGTGGGTTTTCCGTGTTGGAAGTTATCAGCCATTGCCACACCCAGTTCGGACGGCGAAACAAGATGGGAGGCGCCGTGGACATGCTGCGCTGGCAAAAGGAAAACGCCGTGCGTGTTGAAAAAGCGGCGGAAATGAGCGAAGAGGAGATGGCCGGCAAATTCACCATCGGTGTCCTGGTGGATCGGGATTTGCCCATTTACACGGAAGAATATCGAAAGATTCGCGAAGCCGCGCGACGCCGGCTGGGTGCCGTCAAGTAG
- a CDS encoding CHASE4 domain-containing protein, with amino-acid sequence MLRSRSFLIFVGVVLFIMGSPFLVARYTLMRALEGLEHRSVHSAMQAIQRTIDAELLKLRRTAENWAFWDDTYRFVDDLNEAYIDGNLNKETFINLHVRAMLFYDTKRHLRYQAAYDLETGEPDPLPGDFLDRISSTPSIFLADDDPECLSGMLVHGDRVMFSAACPILTSKYEGPRQGTLVVLRELGEEMTKFLQQAASHPVRFEMVPLQRGSASVFEPTVVFFPDRVLGRFLVPDLSERVGLVVETTLERSIRREGVRSFLVFSSALALLAVFAMGLLWFFMDRRVLGRISDLLLKVRRLPISSEGMPEERGSDEIVALDRSIDGLVHALQRSIDDNHRYLQETQKILENHPTGMILIDAEKRTVSWVNKKALELIGRSLDEVRHVPCKDVVCPSQERECPVLDHGREVCDVECVMPTRDGRGVPVLRSITLVTFKQRPHLLEVVTDLRQQKALEAQLDRAKKLETVGLVAGGVAHDLNNLLTSLVGYPDMLLRRLPPDHALYQPLNRIRDAGLKASAIVQDLLTLARRGVKSMEDIDVGDVVREFLSSAEYAALCRTHVRVRFKTKVEGRRLCCRGSRPHLEKALANLVRNAAEAIADTGTVTVGLQVVQLNEPYTGFETIPPGRWICLSVEDTGSGISQEDLPHIFEPFYTKKKMGGSGTGLGMTIVWHAVKDMGGFVDVVSMPGEGTSVRLYLPEAEPPAETARSPMPAVLPRGSGEKVLVVEDMDDQRDLVKTLLTDLGYEVTCASSGVQAIRLAADQQFDLLVLDMRLEDDLDGLQVYQEFLKRRADQKAIIVSGDVSKDRLAAAEALGISHFMAKPYTMEKLAKIVYAALQEEAQ; translated from the coding sequence ATGCTTCGAAGCCGAAGTTTCCTGATTTTCGTTGGCGTTGTGCTCTTCATTATGGGGTCACCATTTCTCGTGGCGCGCTATACGCTAATGAGGGCCCTAGAGGGGCTCGAGCACCGGTCAGTCCATAGCGCCATGCAGGCTATTCAAAGGACCATCGACGCCGAACTGTTGAAACTCCGGCGCACGGCGGAAAATTGGGCCTTCTGGGACGACACCTACCGGTTTGTCGATGACCTGAATGAAGCATACATCGACGGAAACCTCAACAAGGAAACCTTTATAAACCTGCATGTCAGAGCCATGCTTTTCTACGATACCAAACGCCATTTACGATATCAGGCGGCCTATGACCTCGAAACCGGTGAACCTGATCCCTTGCCCGGTGACTTCCTCGATCGAATTTCATCGACACCATCGATATTTTTGGCCGACGACGATCCGGAATGCCTCTCCGGGATGCTCGTTCATGGTGATCGTGTGATGTTTTCGGCGGCGTGCCCAATCCTTACCAGTAAATACGAGGGCCCAAGGCAAGGAACCTTGGTGGTGCTTCGGGAGCTGGGCGAAGAAATGACAAAGTTTCTTCAACAGGCCGCCAGCCATCCTGTTCGTTTCGAAATGGTTCCTTTACAAAGGGGGTCGGCCTCTGTTTTCGAACCCACGGTGGTGTTTTTCCCCGATCGTGTCCTCGGAAGGTTCCTTGTGCCGGATCTCAGCGAGCGTGTAGGACTCGTCGTGGAAACGACGCTGGAACGATCCATTCGGCGCGAAGGCGTTCGTTCTTTCCTTGTGTTCTCTTCGGCTCTGGCGCTTTTGGCTGTATTTGCTATGGGTTTGTTGTGGTTTTTCATGGACCGGCGCGTGCTTGGAAGAATCAGCGACCTCCTTCTTAAGGTTCGGCGACTGCCCATATCATCAGAAGGTATGCCGGAAGAGAGAGGTTCAGACGAGATCGTCGCTCTGGATAGGTCCATCGACGGGTTAGTTCATGCCTTACAACGGTCCATAGATGACAATCACCGGTATCTGCAGGAGACCCAAAAGATTCTCGAAAACCACCCGACGGGCATGATCTTGATCGATGCGGAAAAAAGGACGGTCTCCTGGGTCAACAAAAAAGCCCTGGAACTGATAGGGCGATCCTTGGACGAGGTGCGCCATGTACCGTGCAAAGACGTAGTCTGTCCGTCTCAAGAGAGAGAATGCCCTGTTTTGGATCATGGGCGAGAGGTTTGCGATGTCGAATGCGTCATGCCCACGCGCGACGGTCGGGGGGTTCCGGTGCTTCGGAGCATTACATTAGTGACCTTCAAACAGCGTCCTCATCTGTTGGAAGTGGTCACGGACCTTCGGCAACAAAAGGCTTTAGAAGCCCAATTGGATCGGGCCAAGAAGCTGGAGACGGTCGGGCTGGTCGCGGGAGGCGTTGCCCACGACCTTAACAATCTGCTTACATCACTGGTCGGTTACCCGGACATGCTCTTGCGCCGCCTGCCACCCGACCATGCCCTCTACCAACCCTTGAACCGCATCCGTGACGCAGGTCTAAAGGCGAGCGCCATTGTTCAGGATCTTCTCACCTTGGCACGCCGCGGAGTCAAATCTATGGAAGACATTGATGTGGGCGATGTCGTCCGTGAATTTCTGTCATCCGCTGAATATGCCGCCCTTTGCCGCACCCATGTGCGCGTTCGGTTTAAAACGAAGGTAGAAGGCCGCCGATTGTGTTGCCGGGGATCCAGGCCTCATTTGGAAAAGGCTTTGGCTAACCTCGTGCGCAACGCTGCTGAAGCCATCGCCGACACGGGCACCGTCACTGTGGGACTTCAGGTGGTCCAATTAAATGAACCTTACACTGGTTTTGAGACGATCCCGCCAGGGCGCTGGATTTGCCTTTCTGTTGAAGACACGGGAAGCGGCATTTCCCAAGAGGACCTTCCCCATATTTTCGAGCCGTTTTACACGAAGAAGAAGATGGGCGGCAGTGGCACAGGACTGGGCATGACCATTGTCTGGCATGCGGTGAAGGACATGGGTGGTTTTGTAGACGTGGTCAGCATGCCGGGCGAGGGCACGAGCGTTCGTCTGTATCTGCCCGAAGCCGAACCTCCGGCAGAGACCGCCCGCTCGCCAATGCCGGCGGTGTTACCCAGAGGTTCAGGGGAGAAGGTCCTTGTGGTTGAAGACATGGATGACCAGCGAGACTTGGTGAAGACTCTGCTCACCGATCTCGGCTACGAGGTCACGTGTGCCTCCAGTGGAGTTCAAGCGATCCGCTTGGCAGCCGATCAACAATTCGACCTTCTCGTTCTGGACATGAGGCTTGAGGATGACTTGGATGGTCTTCAGGTGTACCAAGAGTTTCTGAAGCGCCGTGCGGACCAGAAAGCTATCATTGTCTCCGGAGATGTTTCCAAAGATCGGCTGGCGGCAGCGGAAGCCTTGGGTATTTCCCACTTCATGGCCAAGCCCTACACTATGGAAAAGCTCGCAAAGATCGTCTACGCCGCACTCCAAGAAGAGGCCCAATGA
- a CDS encoding Calx-beta domain-containing protein codes for MVTALPPSSFLYWAGPGLGYDGVVLVRTDDGYYGSGVLLYDGGAVLTAAHLVARNGLPGAVVDQAEVVFQTTDGEYSYISQEISVPTSYDPENLNGDLALIWLPSTAPVSAERYELYRSHDEIGRVMTLVGYGVPGDGFYGMYENWSGPPLRLRAWNRADADAGTVKEGLGYVMDWDPKEDSQLVADFDDGTMVHDAMGSLLGVWDLGLGYYEGMISSGDSGGPAFIEGKVAGIATAHASLGFWNIWPDVDIFKNSSFGEMGFWQRVSSYQEWIDRSLRSHYPNAPSRPEDVQKRVTEGDAGTTYAYFLLQFNGVRSDPNAWVSVDYETRDGTATAGLDYVPASGTLILYPGEDYAVIPVEIIGDTVPEPDETFFLDVFNPVGGSFGEGVTKLTAMRTIVDDDVSFWA; via the coding sequence ATGGTGACAGCCTTGCCGCCAAGCTCTTTTCTCTATTGGGCCGGTCCAGGTTTAGGCTACGACGGCGTCGTTTTGGTGCGCACAGATGACGGTTACTACGGAAGCGGTGTGCTCCTTTATGATGGTGGCGCCGTCCTGACGGCGGCCCATCTGGTTGCTCGGAATGGGCTTCCGGGAGCCGTGGTGGACCAGGCCGAGGTGGTGTTCCAAACGACTGACGGCGAATATTCCTACATCAGCCAAGAAATCAGCGTGCCAACAAGCTATGACCCCGAAAACCTTAACGGCGATCTGGCTCTGATCTGGTTGCCGTCAACGGCACCCGTTTCCGCTGAACGCTACGAGCTCTACCGCTCTCACGACGAGATTGGTCGGGTCATGACCTTGGTAGGCTATGGTGTACCAGGTGATGGGTTCTATGGAATGTATGAAAACTGGTCGGGGCCGCCTCTTCGTCTGAGGGCCTGGAACCGCGCCGATGCCGACGCCGGCACCGTCAAGGAGGGTTTGGGCTACGTCATGGATTGGGACCCGAAAGAGGACTCGCAGCTGGTCGCAGATTTTGACGACGGCACCATGGTGCACGATGCGATGGGGTCGCTGCTCGGTGTTTGGGACCTGGGTTTGGGTTACTATGAGGGAATGATTAGCTCCGGGGACAGCGGGGGTCCGGCCTTTATTGAAGGGAAAGTGGCCGGGATCGCCACCGCACACGCCTCACTCGGTTTCTGGAACATTTGGCCCGATGTGGACATTTTCAAGAACTCCAGTTTTGGTGAGATGGGTTTTTGGCAACGAGTCAGTTCATATCAAGAATGGATCGATCGAAGCCTTCGATCTCACTATCCTAACGCCCCAAGCCGCCCGGAAGACGTGCAAAAGCGTGTCACCGAGGGTGACGCCGGGACCACCTACGCTTATTTTTTGCTGCAGTTCAACGGCGTGCGTTCCGACCCCAACGCCTGGGTAAGCGTGGACTACGAAACGCGCGACGGAACTGCCACGGCCGGTTTGGATTATGTTCCGGCCAGCGGCACCCTGATTCTCTATCCGGGAGAAGATTACGCCGTCATACCTGTGGAAATCATCGGTGACACCGTGCCCGAACCCGACGAAACATTCTTTCTCGATGTTTTTAATCCTGTGGGCGGGAGTTTCGGCGAAGGCGTCACAAAGCTCACGGCTATGCGAACGATCGTTGACGACGACGTAAGCTTTTGGGCCTAG
- a CDS encoding 2-oxoacid:acceptor oxidoreductase family protein, with amino-acid sequence MGYRYEVRLSGSGGQGLIMAGIILAEAAGIHDGKYVCQTQSYGPEARGGASKSEVVISDEEIDYPKAIQPDVLLAMNQKSCDAYFFDLKPEGMLIVDSTFVKQVPTTRAVAIPFTQIARSELKKEMTANIVALGALALLTRCVSLSSLETAVLNRVPPDTVELNKKALEAGISAAKSHLKGT; translated from the coding sequence ATGGGTTATCGATACGAAGTTCGATTGAGCGGATCCGGAGGCCAGGGACTCATCATGGCCGGCATCATTTTAGCCGAGGCCGCCGGCATTCACGACGGCAAATACGTGTGCCAGACTCAAAGCTACGGCCCGGAAGCGCGAGGCGGGGCCAGTAAATCCGAAGTGGTCATTAGCGATGAAGAAATCGATTACCCCAAGGCTATCCAGCCCGACGTGCTTCTGGCCATGAATCAGAAATCCTGTGATGCGTACTTTTTTGATCTGAAACCCGAAGGAATGCTTATTGTGGACAGCACTTTTGTCAAACAGGTGCCGACGACGCGGGCCGTGGCCATTCCCTTTACCCAGATCGCCCGATCGGAATTGAAAAAGGAAATGACCGCCAATATCGTCGCTCTCGGAGCCTTGGCCCTGTTGACCCGATGCGTGTCCTTGAGTTCGCTGGAAACGGCGGTCTTGAATCGCGTCCCTCCGGACACGGTGGAACTCAACAAGAAAGCGCTGGAAGCCGGAATCAGCGCGGCCAAGAGTCATTTGAAAGGAACCTGA